DNA from Rhinatrema bivittatum chromosome 16, aRhiBiv1.1, whole genome shotgun sequence:
cacagtgcagtacCTTGCtgtacactatttatttattttatttatttaacatcttttatataccgtccctCAGAATCTATTGGAACGGTTCACAACAAATAataattaacatatcatatataaaattaattaacatACAATATAAAACTTATAactaaacttttccagctaaaattactcattaaaatgttataaaatatagcTCCTATCTTACGACACTCCAAATTCTTCTTCAGTgtgtaaaatatatctaaaatcctaataaaattctaaaataaagTTTGATTCAGAttcaacctcctccccctttctgctttAATACATCTAGCATGTCTAAAATTGACACCtactataattaaaataaaatttcagtatTGACTAAATAACCACTATCTACTTTAAATATACTCTTCAGCCTTCTTAAGAGTGATTTAATCTCGGTATCTTCAACAGTAAATTGACTTATTCTGTATAAACTTTAGTAAAGAACCAGGTCTTAAGTTCccgtttaaactttttaaaattttgttctaGTCTCAGCGGagctgggagtgagttccatattcCTGGGCCAGCCAACGATAGCGCTATTTCTATAACTGagtctgctctgtgtgcacaaaaactgaaactccagataaaacactggaagcctcagAAAGCCtaattcctacagtgatgctgcttgttgtttgaaaataccaactgtCAGACAGCCTCTGCAacactcacactatctcccaccatACCACCCAAActtgcctgcaacctaccccaggggagtaagatcagcagcaaaatgtcactgatggcagcttgtctcagtaggagagacagagagacagtcttagttcaataaaaaaagaacagtaaaaaaaaagcctggctgcctgacaggcacagcagcaaaaaagaacaaatatctctTTTCAgtaatagaaaattaattgtagcaaactagcaatagcaattgaataaagatttgaaacactctgagagagctcaaacagcaaacaaccttctcagatagaacccaagaagaaagtgcactgtgctatgcttgcttaaggtagaaatacaacaggaacagcatcacagagcactgagagcagtgattggctgaattagaaaaatgctttgttctgatacattggcattcttgtctccttgccaacctgtctgacccactctatgacagggctgtgaggtcacttatgactcacaggaaagggctgttgctatggatactcccacatgaccttctctTATTTCAAAAGACTGCTAAGAAAGCACCatgaaccaaacaaatgaaactatTATCTGTTTCATTCATGGTGGCTCGTCATTCGTTCCGCGGACCCATGAATCAAATGAATAGGGACCTGTTCATTGCGGATGCCACATTCGTTGaatacaaatgcacatccctaccaactaGTCTCTGCCCAATGTTATATTTGGTGCAATGCTGTTGACTACAGTAGATCACTGACATTTCACTCACATCTTTAAAACTCGAGATCCTCTCTTcctgcctccaccatctccatCTTTATACAGAGGTTCTTAAGAGAACGCATTTCATGCCTTCTTTTGGTCAACCGTGACGTTTGACAGACATAAACACAAATGTTCTTCTAGtgtttaattttaaaacaatttctaatAAAAACTTGTCGTAGGGCTTCTTTTACTGCTTTGTTTTTCAGGCTGTAAATGAGGGGGTTGAGCATGGGAATTAAAACATTATACAGCAGAGCAAAGAGCTTGTTTTGATCcagtgactgcatggatgttggtCTCATGTACAAAAACATTGTAGTCCCATAAAAGAGAATAACGACTGTGAGGTgtgaggagcaggtggagaaggctttgcTTCTCCCCTCTGTGGAACGAATCCTCAGAATGGAGGAGATGATATAGATGTAGGATGTCAGTGTTAAGATAAGGCAGGGCAGTGCTATAAAAGCTCCAGCAATGTAATTTATACTTTCAACAGTGAAGGTGCTGGAGCAGGAGAGTTTTAACAGTACTGAAAtatcacagaagaaatgattaATCACATTGGACCTACAGAAGGCGTAATGAGAAATGAGAACAGTGTGCGCTACTGGTTGCAGAAATGCAAATACCCAGGTTCCTGCAACTATCAATAGGCAGAGTCTTGGATTCACAATTATGGCATAATGTAGGGGGTGACAGATGGCCACATATCGGTCATAAGCCATGATTGTAAGCAGGACGTATTCTATACCTATTGAAGACGAGAAAATGTGCATTTGTGTAAAACATCCAACTGCAGAAATATGTTGCCTCTTTCTTAAGAGGATGTCCAGCAGTTTGGGGAGAGTGAGCGAGGTGTAAGAGATATCAAGGAAGGACAAGTtacagaggaaaaagtacatgggggtgtgcaggcgaGAGTCCAGGCACGTCAGGGTTATAATAGTGACATTTCCTATCAGGACAATTAGGTAAATCAGTAAAAtcagaaggaaaaggggaatttgtaGAGTTGGGAATTCAGGAAACCCCAGAATGATGAATTTTGTCACTGTGGTGAGATTTTCCTCTTCCATTGGACTTTGGGATATATTAATAGAATTTAAGGAAAATTGGCATTGTTAGAAATCAACTCATTAGATGCACATGAGGGAGAAAGCTATGAGATACTGCACAGGGACACAAACAGTTACTAGAGATGAAAGGAGAGGTCCATCCACAGAGTTCAGCCTTCTTCAAACAGCACACATTTGGGTATTTATTATTTGTTAGTTAAATTGATGATATGGAATTCTTGAAGACATCATTCATCTTTTCTGAGAGCTTCCTGGCACACCCATATCCTGAGAAAGAACAGAGGAAGGACCATTAGGATGAATGAGCTGTGCAAGTATGAAGGAGTCAGTTTTGAAAACCATTGACCAGTCTTTGGGGTCAGATTTTACATTCAGATAGAATAAAAGAGATACAGATGTAGCCACTAATCAGCCAAATATCACCAAATAGAATTATATCCTAAATAGACAAGCATAAAACATAATGAGAAATCCTAATGTGTCATTATAAACTTTGAACCAGGTCACATGTTTGTAACCTCTTCCCAGGCCTCTCCTTAAGGATAAGGGGCTCAGAGTCAGTCCTGGGGCTATCGCTGTCTGCTCCCCGGTGTGAATGCTGCAATGAGGGAAAGGATTTACTCGTAAGGACCAATGCGCTGACCATTGCTGTGCCTTCAGTGTGCCAGAAAATAGCTGGGACTCCATACTGGTGTTGCAATGTAAATCTTTACTGGATCAAATCTTCCACATGAATAGTTTGCCATTCTCTACATTTCTTCCTTGTACCAGCCATCCTATGGAAAATAAATTTGTTATAAAACCTGTGTTTCCTTGAGTCTCTATATGGGGTCCCCTCTATTCCCTCCTGGATATTAGTGTGGGCTTGGTGGTAACTAGGCAGGTTCCTCCCTTCTACTGAGGTTTCTCCTTGGTGAATCCTGCAATCTATTGCTTGATCTTAATTCTCAGTTACATTCCTCTCCATCTTAGTGTGCCAGGAGGGCACCTCCTCTGCTGGGTGAGCACTGGATAAATACTTTgatgcttcctctctcttctgTGATCCCTGGATTGTCaattcctgcccccaccccctaaatGATTTCCTCCACCCTGGCACCAAGTCTCTCTAGTTGAGTGGCACAGGATTGTACGGATGCCTTATTTCAAAGTTCTTGACGACACAGTGGCAGTGCtaattctgttttcttaactTGTGTAAGGTTTTGTTTTTGTGCTCTCAATTTTGTTTACCTGACATTCTTGCTTTCATTTGGGGAATCTTTTAGGAGGGGAAGAATTTGAAAGTTCCTATCTAGATGCAAACTCTCTGGATGCTTTTATCCTCgggctttgcaccagtttccAAAAGAAAAGTCAGAGCatcctttccctttgagaattgcgCTGGAACCAAGGACCCGGATAGATTTACCCCCACATGATCTGCATGAACTTCAAAATAACTTGCgaagattttcaaaaaataccaTGTATGGGCAATATTTCTATTTccaaaggaggagcagaggtgatatgatacagactttcagatgcttgaaaggtgttaatgatccaaagacaacgacaaaccttttccataggaaaaaaatcagcagaaccaggggtcacgatttgaagctccagggaggaagattcagaaccaatgtcaggaagtatttcttcacggagagggtggtggatgcctggaatgcccttccggaggatgtggtgaagaccagaactgtgaaggacttcaaagtggcgtgggataaacactgtggttccataaagtcaagaggccgccaatgaagagtgggtgactcgccagaatgatggttactgcctggagacaatacccttattaaataaacatacacatgcttactgtgactccaacatcgctctaagcttcagcaggaagaggaaatgtggaaaaaaggattcacactcacaaagaggggagtagctggcttgttacggcggttactaccccaaatcaaatcagcctgatacttcactctcaatgcatatacagcatagttctctgcttcaacggcaggggagaagaaaagaggtttgcactcacaaagcggggagtagctggcttgttacggcggttactaccccaaaccaaatgtgcctgatacttcactttcgatgcatatccagcatggctctctgcttcaacagcatgggagaagactgatacttcacgcatatccagcatagctctctgcttcaacggcaggggagaaaaaaaagaaaaactgatacttcacgcatatccagcatagctccctgcttcaacggcaggggagaagaaaaacaaccaataagggctgtataacatagtctgggtaaaacaaataagcatgggtgtagcttgcttattggcaggggagaagaaaaacaaccgataagggctgtacaacatagtctgggtaaaacaaataagcatgggtgtagcttgcttattgcggtggttacttcccctactacccctaactaatcaagctagatatttcacttggatgcagctccatcactgctctctacattaaaggtgggggtggaagggaaatagaaccaaagagctaagagaaacagataagtatgagagaaaaaatgtgtgaagcttgctgggcagactggatgggccatttggtcttcttctgccgtcatttctatgtttctatgtttctaaccaTGACTCCAGAAATGGTCCTCCTAAAGCAGCTCACAGTAC
Protein-coding regions in this window:
- the LOC115077684 gene encoding olfactory receptor 6M1-like; translated protein: MYFFLCNLSFLDISYTSLTLPKLLDILLRKRQHISAVGCFTQMHIFSSSIGIEYVLLTIMAYDRYVAICHPLHYAIIVNPRLCLLIVAGTWVFAFLQPVAHTVLISHYAFCRSNVINHFFCDISVLLKLSCSSTFTVESINYIAGAFIALPCLILTLTSYIYIISSILRIRSTEGRSKAFSTCSSHLTVVILFYGTTMFLYMRPTSMQSLDQNKLFALLYNVLIPMLNPLIYSLKNKAVKEALRQVFIRNCFKIKH